One genomic window of Polaromonas sp. SP1 includes the following:
- the folD gene encoding bifunctional methylenetetrahydrofolate dehydrogenase/methenyltetrahydrofolate cyclohydrolase FolD, with protein sequence MTAQLIDGNALSKQLRAEVAQRAAALLARGVTPGLAVVLVGENPASQVYVRNKVKACQDNGLHSVLEQYPATLSEADLLARVDALNNDPAIHGILVQLPLPAHIDAQKVIESISPAKDVDGFHVASAGALMVGQPGFWPCTPYGCMKMLESIGYDLKGKHAVVIGRSNIVGKPMALMLLQKNATVTICHSATKDLKAMTLQADVIVAAVGKRKVLTADMVKPGAVVIDVGMNRNDEGKLCGDVDFDGVKEVAGYITPVPGGVGPMTITMLLVNTLEAAEMAPTVAHSV encoded by the coding sequence ATGACTGCCCAGCTGATCGACGGAAACGCCCTCTCCAAACAACTGCGCGCCGAAGTCGCCCAGCGCGCCGCCGCCCTGCTGGCGCGCGGCGTCACGCCGGGCCTGGCGGTTGTGCTGGTGGGCGAGAACCCCGCCAGCCAGGTCTATGTGCGCAACAAGGTCAAGGCCTGCCAGGACAACGGCCTGCATTCGGTGCTGGAGCAATACCCCGCCACCCTGAGCGAAGCGGACCTGCTGGCCCGTGTGGACGCGCTCAACAACGACCCCGCCATTCACGGCATCCTTGTGCAGCTTCCGCTGCCTGCGCACATCGACGCACAAAAGGTCATCGAATCGATCTCGCCCGCCAAGGACGTTGACGGCTTTCACGTCGCCAGCGCCGGAGCGCTCATGGTCGGCCAGCCGGGCTTCTGGCCCTGCACGCCTTACGGCTGCATGAAAATGCTGGAAAGCATCGGCTACGACCTTAAAGGCAAGCATGCCGTGGTGATAGGCCGCAGCAATATCGTCGGCAAGCCGATGGCGCTGATGTTGCTGCAAAAGAACGCCACCGTCACCATCTGCCACAGCGCGACCAAAGACCTCAAGGCCATGACGCTGCAGGCCGACGTGATCGTCGCGGCTGTCGGCAAACGCAAGGTGCTGACGGCCGACATGGTCAAGCCCGGCGCCGTCGTGATCGATGTGGGCATGAACCGCAATGACGAAGGCAAGCTCTGCGGCGACGTGGACTTTGACGGGGTGAAAGAAGTGGCGGGCTACATCACGCCGGTGCCCGGGGGTGTCGGCCCGATGACGATCACCATGCTGCTGGTCAATACGCTCGAAGCCGCGGAAATGGCCCCCACGGTCGCTCACTCCGTGTAG
- a CDS encoding DUF4149 domain-containing protein: MKQRFNVMVAALWWGSLTGLGFVVVPMLFANLGTPAVAGAMAARLFTAQTWLSTGCAMLLLLVLNKKDDAALTQQAQAAMKFIVAGLLLALLVEFGIAPRIVSARAEGGNLKLWHGLGTALYVVQWLCAGLALWRLAAVLQRDAAT; the protein is encoded by the coding sequence ATGAAGCAACGCTTCAATGTGATGGTGGCGGCCCTCTGGTGGGGCAGCCTGACGGGTCTGGGATTCGTCGTGGTGCCGATGTTGTTCGCCAACCTGGGCACACCTGCGGTGGCCGGCGCCATGGCTGCCAGACTCTTCACCGCGCAAACCTGGCTGAGCACCGGCTGCGCCATGTTGCTGCTGCTGGTTCTTAATAAAAAAGACGATGCAGCCCTTACGCAGCAAGCACAAGCTGCTATGAAATTTATAGTGGCCGGCCTGTTGCTGGCCTTGCTGGTGGAGTTCGGCATCGCGCCGCGCATCGTCAGCGCGCGTGCCGAGGGCGGCAACCTCAAGCTCTGGCATGGCCTGGGTACGGCGCTTTATGTGGTGCAGTGGCTTTGCGCCGGCCTGGCGCTCTGGCGCCTGGCTGCCGTATTGCAAAGGGATGCTGCCACCTGA
- the greA gene encoding transcription elongation factor GreA, which produces MATIPITKRGAESLKAELHQLKTVDRPWVINSISEARAQGDLSENAEYDAAKDRQGFIEGRIQEIEGKLSAAQIIDPSALDAGGKVVFGSTIELEDEDTGDKVTYQIVGEDEADIKLGRVNISSPIARALIGKDEGDTAEVQAPGGIKRYEIISVMYI; this is translated from the coding sequence ATGGCAACCATCCCCATCACCAAGCGCGGCGCAGAGAGCCTGAAGGCCGAACTGCACCAGCTTAAAACCGTTGACCGCCCCTGGGTCATCAATTCCATTTCCGAAGCGCGTGCCCAGGGCGACCTGAGCGAAAACGCCGAGTACGACGCCGCCAAGGATCGCCAGGGTTTTATCGAAGGCCGTATCCAGGAAATCGAAGGCAAGCTCTCTGCCGCACAAATCATCGATCCCTCCGCACTGGACGCCGGCGGCAAGGTCGTGTTCGGCTCGACCATCGAGCTGGAAGACGAAGACACCGGCGACAAGGTGACTTACCAGATCGTGGGTGAAGACGAGGCCGACATCAAGCTGGGCCGGGTCAATATCAGCTCACCGATTGCACGCGCGCTGATCGGCAAGGACGAAGGCGATACGGCTGAAGTCCAGGCGCCCGGCGGGATCAAGCGCTACGAAATCATTTCGGTGATGTACATCTAG
- the carB gene encoding carbamoyl-phosphate synthase large subunit → MPKRTDIKSVLIIGAGPIIIGQACEFDYSGVQACKALREEGYKVILINSNPATIMTDPATADVTYIEPITWQTVEKIIAKERPDAILPTMGGQTALNCALDLWHNGVLDKYKVELIGAKPEAIDKAEDRLKFKDAMTKIGLGSARSGIAHSMDEAWAVQKTVGFPTVIRPSFTLGGTGGGIAYNSEEFEVICKRGLEASPTNELLIEESLLGWKEYEMEVVRDTADNCIIVCSIENLDPMGVHTGDSITVAPAQTLTDKEYQILRNASLAVLREIGVDTGGSNVQFSINPVDGRMVVIEMNPRVSRSSALASKATGFPIAKVAAKLAVGYTLDELRNEITGGATPASFEPSIDYVVTKIPRFAFEKFPAADSRLTTQMKSVGEVMAMGRTFQESFQKALRGLEVGVDGMNEKTQDREVLEKELGAPGPDRIWYVGDAFAQGMSVDEVFALTKIDPWFLVQIEQIVKIELELETTSLDRIDAVTLRALKQKGFSDRRLAKQLKTTDTAIREKRRALGVRPVYKRVDTCAAEFATNTAYMYSTYEAEGSECEAAPTDKKKIMVLGGGPNRIGQGIEFDYCCVHAALAMREDGYETIMVNCNPETVSTDYDTSDRLYFEPLTLEDVLEIVDKEKPLGVIVQYGGQTPLKLALDLEANGVPIIGTSPDMIDAAEDRERFQKLLHELKLRQPPNATARTEPEALEKAAALGYPLVVRPSYVLGGRAMEIVHEQRDLERYMREAVKVSHDSPVLLDRFLNDAIECDVDCLRDPEGRTFIGGVMEHIEQAGVHSGDSACSLPPYSLSAETVTEIKRQTAAMAEALTVVGLMNVQFAIQNIDGKDVIYVLEVNPRASRTVPFVSKATGIQLAKVAARCMVGQSLASQGIKDEVTPPYFSVKEAVFPFVKFPGVDTILGPEMKSTGEVMGVGKTFGEAFVKSQLGAGTKLPTSGKVFLTVKNNDKPRAVEVARKLAALKFEIVATKGTAAAIQAAGITCAVVNKVTEGRPHVVDMIKNDEIALVINTVEERRNAITDSRQIRTSALLARVTTYTTIAGAEAAVEGMKYLDNLNVYSVQELHAQLA, encoded by the coding sequence ATGCCTAAGCGCACAGACATTAAAAGCGTCCTCATCATCGGCGCCGGCCCCATCATCATCGGCCAGGCCTGCGAGTTTGATTATTCCGGCGTACAGGCCTGCAAGGCTTTGCGCGAAGAGGGCTACAAGGTCATCCTGATCAACAGCAACCCTGCGACGATCATGACCGACCCGGCCACCGCCGACGTTACCTATATCGAGCCCATCACCTGGCAGACGGTTGAAAAAATCATCGCCAAGGAGCGTCCCGACGCCATCCTGCCGACCATGGGTGGACAAACCGCGCTGAACTGCGCGCTCGACCTCTGGCACAACGGTGTGCTTGACAAGTACAAGGTCGAGCTGATCGGCGCCAAGCCCGAAGCCATCGACAAAGCCGAGGACCGCCTGAAGTTCAAGGACGCGATGACCAAGATCGGATTGGGCTCAGCCCGCTCCGGCATTGCGCACAGCATGGACGAAGCGTGGGCTGTCCAGAAGACGGTCGGTTTCCCGACTGTGATCCGCCCCAGCTTCACCCTGGGCGGCACCGGCGGCGGTATCGCCTACAACTCCGAAGAGTTTGAAGTCATCTGCAAGCGCGGCCTCGAAGCCTCGCCCACCAACGAGCTGCTGATCGAAGAGTCGCTGCTCGGCTGGAAAGAGTACGAGATGGAAGTGGTGCGCGACACCGCCGACAACTGCATCATCGTCTGCTCGATCGAAAACCTGGACCCGATGGGCGTGCACACCGGTGACTCCATCACCGTGGCGCCGGCCCAGACGCTGACCGACAAGGAATACCAGATCCTGCGCAACGCCTCGCTGGCCGTGCTGCGCGAGATCGGTGTGGACACCGGCGGCTCCAACGTGCAGTTCTCCATCAACCCGGTCGACGGCCGCATGGTGGTGATCGAGATGAACCCGCGCGTTTCGCGTTCTTCGGCGCTGGCCTCCAAGGCCACGGGCTTTCCGATCGCCAAGGTCGCGGCCAAGCTGGCGGTCGGCTACACGCTGGACGAGCTGCGTAACGAAATAACGGGCGGCGCAACGCCCGCGAGCTTCGAGCCCAGCATCGATTACGTCGTCACCAAGATCCCGCGCTTTGCGTTCGAGAAATTTCCGGCCGCCGATTCGCGCCTGACCACCCAGATGAAATCGGTGGGCGAGGTGATGGCCATGGGCCGCACTTTCCAGGAGTCCTTCCAGAAAGCGCTGCGCGGCCTGGAAGTCGGCGTCGACGGCATGAACGAGAAGACGCAAGACCGCGAAGTGCTCGAGAAAGAACTCGGCGCGCCTGGCCCTGACCGTATCTGGTACGTGGGTGATGCGTTCGCCCAGGGCATGAGCGTCGACGAAGTGTTTGCGCTCACCAAGATCGATCCGTGGTTCCTTGTGCAGATCGAGCAGATCGTCAAGATCGAGCTTGAGCTCGAAACCACCTCGCTCGACAGGATCGATGCCGTCACGCTGCGCGCGCTGAAGCAAAAAGGCTTCTCCGACCGCCGCCTGGCCAAGCAGCTCAAGACCACCGACACGGCCATCCGCGAGAAACGCCGCGCGCTGGGCGTGCGCCCGGTCTACAAGCGCGTCGACACCTGCGCTGCCGAGTTCGCGACCAACACCGCCTACATGTATTCGACCTACGAGGCCGAAGGCAGCGAGTGCGAAGCCGCACCGACTGACAAGAAAAAAATCATGGTGCTGGGCGGCGGGCCCAACCGCATCGGGCAGGGCATCGAGTTTGACTATTGCTGCGTGCACGCGGCGCTGGCCATGCGCGAAGACGGCTATGAAACCATCATGGTCAACTGCAACCCCGAAACGGTTTCGACCGACTACGACACCTCTGACCGCCTGTACTTCGAGCCGCTGACGCTCGAAGACGTGCTTGAAATTGTCGACAAGGAAAAACCGTTGGGCGTGATCGTCCAGTACGGCGGCCAGACGCCTTTGAAGCTGGCGCTGGACCTTGAAGCCAACGGCGTGCCCATCATCGGCACCTCGCCCGACATGATCGACGCGGCCGAAGACCGCGAGCGCTTCCAGAAGCTGCTGCACGAGCTGAAGCTGCGCCAGCCGCCCAACGCCACGGCGCGCACCGAGCCCGAAGCGCTCGAAAAAGCTGCAGCGCTCGGCTACCCATTGGTCGTGCGCCCCAGCTATGTGCTGGGCGGCCGTGCCATGGAGATCGTGCACGAGCAGCGCGACCTTGAGCGTTACATGCGCGAGGCCGTCAAGGTCAGCCATGACTCGCCCGTGCTGCTGGACCGCTTCCTCAACGACGCCATCGAGTGCGATGTCGACTGCCTGCGCGATCCGGAAGGCCGTACCTTTATCGGCGGCGTGATGGAGCACATCGAACAAGCCGGCGTGCACAGCGGCGACTCGGCATGCTCGTTGCCACCATACTCGCTGAGCGCGGAAACTGTCACCGAAATCAAGCGCCAGACGGCAGCCATGGCTGAAGCGCTGACGGTGGTCGGCCTCATGAACGTGCAGTTCGCCATCCAGAACATCGACGGCAAGGACGTGATCTACGTGCTGGAAGTCAACCCGCGCGCCTCGCGCACCGTGCCTTTTGTGAGCAAGGCCACCGGCATCCAGCTGGCCAAAGTGGCGGCGCGCTGCATGGTCGGCCAGTCGCTGGCTTCGCAAGGCATCAAGGACGAAGTCACGCCGCCTTACTTCAGCGTCAAGGAAGCGGTGTTCCCGTTTGTGAAATTCCCGGGTGTGGACACGATTCTCGGCCCCGAGATGAAATCCACCGGCGAAGTCATGGGCGTGGGCAAGACCTTCGGCGAGGCTTTTGTGAAGTCGCAACTCGGTGCGGGCACCAAACTGCCGACGTCGGGCAAGGTCTTCCTCACCGTCAAGAACAACGACAAGCCACGTGCCGTGGAAGTCGCGCGCAAGCTGGCGGCCCTGAAGTTTGAAATCGTGGCCACCAAGGGTACCGCGGCGGCCATCCAGGCGGCAGGTATCACTTGCGCCGTGGTCAACAAGGTCACCGAGGGCCGGCCTCACGTGGTGGACATGATCAAGAACGACGAGATCGCGCTGGTCATCAACACCGTGGAAGAGCGGCGCAACGCCATCACCGATTCGCGGCAGATTCGCACCTCTGCACTGCTGGCCCGCGTGACGACTTACACCACCATCGCGGGCGCCGAAGCCGCGGTGGAAGGCATGAAGTACCTGGACAACCTGAATGTCTATTCAGTACAGGAACTGCATGCCCAGCTGGCTTGA
- the carA gene encoding glutamine-hydrolyzing carbamoyl-phosphate synthase small subunit, whose translation MLLSLQGKSGRTPHAILALADGTVFIGNSIGAAGSTVGEVVFNTAMTGYQEILTDPSYCQQIVTLTYPHIGNYGINAEDVEAEKVHAAGLIIKDLPLLASNFRMSMTLSEYLVKENTVAIAGIDTRQLTRHLRTKGAQNGCIMALPAGEEMSQPAIEKAVAAARGAPSMAGLDLAKVVSVKQTYEWTQTEWKLGAGYGVQITPKFHVVAFDFGVKKNILRMMAERGARITVVPAQTPAADVLKLKPDGIFLANGPGDPEPCDYAITAVRELIETGIPTFGICLGHQIMALASGAKTFKMKFGHHGANHPVKDLTNDDKYGGRVSITSQNHGFAVDEKSLPANLRPTHISLFDGTLQGLARTDKPAFCFQGHPEASPGPHDISYLFDRFTALMEQAGEKKNA comes from the coding sequence GTGCTTTTGTCTCTACAGGGAAAATCAGGAAGAACCCCTCACGCCATCCTGGCGCTCGCAGACGGCACGGTCTTTATCGGCAACTCCATCGGGGCCGCAGGCTCCACAGTCGGCGAGGTGGTGTTCAACACCGCCATGACCGGCTACCAGGAAATCCTCACGGATCCGAGCTACTGCCAGCAGATCGTCACCCTCACGTACCCGCATATCGGCAACTACGGCATCAACGCCGAAGACGTCGAAGCTGAAAAAGTCCACGCCGCCGGCCTGATCATCAAGGATCTGCCGCTGCTGGCCTCGAACTTCCGCATGTCCATGACCTTGTCCGAATACCTGGTCAAGGAAAACACCGTCGCCATCGCCGGCATCGATACGCGCCAGCTCACACGCCACCTGCGCACCAAGGGTGCCCAGAACGGCTGCATCATGGCTTTGCCTGCAGGCGAAGAAATGAGCCAGCCCGCGATCGAAAAAGCCGTTGCGGCCGCCCGCGGCGCGCCCAGCATGGCTGGCCTGGATTTGGCCAAGGTCGTCTCCGTCAAGCAAACTTACGAGTGGACGCAGACCGAATGGAAACTGGGCGCCGGTTATGGCGTTCAGATTACCCCGAAGTTCCACGTCGTGGCCTTCGACTTCGGCGTGAAGAAAAACATCCTGCGCATGATGGCCGAGCGCGGCGCGCGCATCACGGTGGTGCCGGCGCAAACGCCTGCGGCCGACGTGCTCAAGCTCAAACCCGACGGCATTTTCCTGGCCAACGGCCCAGGTGACCCTGAGCCATGCGACTACGCGATCACCGCAGTGCGCGAGCTGATTGAAACCGGCATCCCGACCTTCGGCATCTGCCTGGGCCACCAGATCATGGCGCTGGCCAGCGGTGCGAAGACTTTCAAGATGAAGTTCGGCCACCACGGCGCCAACCATCCGGTCAAAGACCTGACCAATGACGACAAATACGGCGGCCGCGTCAGCATCACCAGCCAGAACCACGGTTTTGCGGTCGATGAAAAAAGCCTGCCCGCCAACCTGCGGCCCACGCACATCAGCCTGTTTGACGGCACGCTGCAGGGCCTGGCCCGCACCGACAAGCCGGCGTTCTGCTTCCAGGGTCATCCGGAGGCCTCGCCAGGCCCGCACGATATTTCATACTTGTTTGACCGTTTCACCGCGCTGATGGAACAGGCTGGGGAGAAGAAGAATGCCTAA
- a CDS encoding RNA methyltransferase, which produces MSFAGAGPSAAVTHITSRDNPLVKELRKLSQDSTAYRKQGRVWLEGDHLCRAALARGLKPALAVFSESFWPLAQAEYGQSAIKTIVIADTLLPEISGLESPARMGFVLDLPAARSLQPGAASVILDRVQDAGNVGSILRSAAAFGFAQVIALKGSAALWSPKVLRAGMGAHFALQLVEGVEPEALASLAVPIVVTSSHQGGFLHQQKLPMPCAWAMGHEGQGVSDDLMARAALKVRIDQPGGEESLNVAAAAAICLYASSLNS; this is translated from the coding sequence GTGAGTTTTGCCGGCGCCGGGCCTTCCGCCGCAGTCACCCACATCACCTCACGCGACAACCCACTCGTCAAGGAGCTGCGCAAGCTCTCGCAAGACAGCACGGCCTACCGCAAGCAAGGGCGCGTCTGGCTGGAGGGCGATCACCTCTGCCGCGCTGCGCTGGCACGTGGCCTGAAACCCGCCCTCGCCGTGTTTTCCGAGTCTTTTTGGCCTCTAGCCCAGGCTGAGTATGGACAGTCTGCTATCAAAACCATAGTAATCGCCGATACGTTGCTGCCTGAAATCAGCGGCCTTGAGTCGCCTGCGCGCATGGGTTTTGTGCTGGATTTGCCGGCGGCGCGCAGCCTGCAGCCCGGCGCGGCTTCGGTGATCCTCGACCGGGTGCAGGACGCCGGCAACGTCGGCTCCATCCTGCGCAGCGCAGCGGCCTTCGGTTTTGCCCAGGTCATTGCCCTGAAGGGCTCTGCTGCGCTCTGGTCTCCCAAGGTTCTGCGGGCCGGCATGGGCGCCCATTTCGCCCTGCAACTGGTCGAAGGCGTCGAGCCCGAGGCGCTTGCCTCGCTGGCGGTTCCCATCGTGGTCACCAGCTCGCACCAGGGTGGTTTCTTGCACCAGCAAAAGCTGCCCATGCCCTGCGCCTGGGCCATGGGACACGAAGGGCAGGGCGTCAGCGACGACCTGATGGCCCGGGCAGCCCTCAAGGTCCGTATCGACCAGCCGGGCGGCGAGGAGTCGCTCAACGTGGCAGCCGCAGCCGCGATCTGCCTTTACGCAAGCTCACTGAATTCTTAA
- the rnhB gene encoding ribonuclease HII produces MRSSKFLKAEQTALSWDIPGLVAGVDEAGRGPLMGPVVAAAVILDELNPIKGLADSKKLTALRRERLYDEIRAKALCCSIAMATVEEIDSINILQATMLAMKRAVEGLRLKPNKVLVDGNRLPTLVILSEAIVGGDALVPSISAASILAKVHRDRWCAEFHLEYPQYGFADHKGYGTAEHLAALREHGACPQHRKSFAPVAEVLR; encoded by the coding sequence ATGCGATCCAGCAAATTCTTGAAAGCTGAACAAACCGCACTGTCCTGGGACATCCCGGGCCTGGTGGCGGGTGTTGACGAAGCGGGCCGGGGGCCGCTCATGGGCCCCGTGGTGGCCGCCGCCGTCATTCTGGACGAACTCAATCCCATCAAAGGCCTGGCCGACTCCAAGAAGCTGACGGCCTTGCGCCGTGAAAGGCTGTACGACGAAATCCGCGCCAAGGCGCTGTGCTGCTCCATCGCCATGGCAACGGTCGAAGAAATCGACAGCATCAACATCCTGCAGGCCACCATGCTGGCCATGAAGCGCGCGGTGGAAGGCCTGCGCCTGAAGCCCAACAAGGTGCTGGTGGACGGCAACCGCCTGCCGACGCTGGTCATCCTGTCGGAGGCCATTGTGGGCGGCGACGCGCTGGTGCCGTCGATTTCGGCAGCGTCCATCCTGGCCAAAGTCCACCGTGACCGCTGGTGCGCCGAATTTCACCTTGAATACCCGCAGTACGGCTTTGCCGACCACAAGGGCTATGGCACGGCCGAACACCTGGCCGCCTTGCGGGAGCACGGCGCCTGCCCGCAGCACCGCAAATCGTTTGCGCCGGTGGCAGAGGTTCTGCGGTGA
- the lpxB gene encoding lipid-A-disaccharide synthase has translation MVAGETSGDLLAGLLLDGFKARWPALTSGGIGGSQMAARGFDAWWPSEKLAVRGYVEVLRHYREIVGIREQLKQRLLAQRPDIFVGVDAPDFNLDLEAALKAQGIKTVHFVSPAIWAWRADRVEKIKRSVDHVLCIFPFEPALLAAHGIAATYVGHPLANVIPVQPDRAAARKKLGLRDEDDVIAILPGSRKSEIQYLALRFFQAAALILHAQPAIKFIVPAIPALKSMIERMAAEAGMQGRLQIMDGQSHTALAACDATLIASGTATLEAALFKRPMVIAYNMNWLSWQIMRRKKLQPWVGLPNILCRDFVVPELLQDAATPAALAAATLQWIEAKSSAPAKIAAVEQRFAALHAELQRDTSTLATDAIQQILES, from the coding sequence ATGGTGGCGGGCGAAACCTCAGGCGATTTGCTGGCGGGTTTGCTGCTGGATGGCTTCAAGGCGCGCTGGCCGGCATTGACCTCCGGCGGCATCGGCGGCTCACAGATGGCAGCACGCGGGTTTGACGCCTGGTGGCCCAGCGAAAAACTGGCGGTGCGAGGTTATGTCGAGGTGCTGCGCCACTACCGTGAGATCGTCGGTATACGCGAGCAGCTCAAGCAGCGCTTGCTTGCCCAGCGGCCCGACATCTTCGTCGGCGTGGATGCCCCCGATTTCAATCTCGACCTGGAAGCCGCGCTCAAGGCGCAGGGCATCAAAACGGTCCATTTTGTGAGCCCGGCCATCTGGGCCTGGCGTGCCGACCGCGTCGAGAAAATCAAACGCAGCGTGGACCACGTGCTGTGCATTTTCCCGTTTGAGCCCGCCTTGCTGGCGGCCCACGGCATTGCCGCCACGTATGTCGGGCACCCGCTGGCCAATGTCATCCCTGTGCAGCCAGACCGCGCTGCAGCACGGAAAAAACTGGGTTTGAGGGATGAAGACGATGTGATCGCGATTTTGCCGGGCAGCCGTAAATCGGAAATCCAGTACCTCGCTTTGAGGTTCTTTCAGGCTGCAGCCCTTATCCTGCATGCACAACCCGCTATCAAATTCATAGTTCCCGCGATTCCCGCACTCAAAAGCATGATTGAGCGGATGGCCGCAGAGGCAGGCATGCAGGGGCGCCTGCAGATCATGGATGGCCAGTCGCACACCGCCCTGGCAGCCTGTGACGCCACCCTGATCGCCAGCGGCACGGCCACCCTGGAGGCCGCGCTTTTCAAGCGTCCCATGGTGATCGCCTACAACATGAACTGGCTGTCCTGGCAGATCATGCGGCGCAAGAAGCTGCAGCCCTGGGTGGGCCTGCCCAATATCCTGTGCCGGGATTTTGTGGTGCCCGAACTGCTGCAGGATGCGGCTACGCCCGCGGCGCTGGCGGCGGCTACTCTGCAATGGATAGAGGCAAAATCATCGGCACCTGCCAAAATAGCGGCCGTGGAACAACGATTTGCCGCGCTGCACGCAGAGCTGCAGCGGGATACTTCAACCTTAGCAACCGATGCGATCCAGCAAATTCTTGAAAGCTGA